One genomic segment of Xyrauchen texanus isolate HMW12.3.18 chromosome 5, RBS_HiC_50CHRs, whole genome shotgun sequence includes these proteins:
- the LOC127644464 gene encoding CB1 cannabinoid receptor-interacting protein 1-like, translated as MADVPAVINIAISLKIQPNDGPVFYKVDGTRFGQSRTIKMLTGSKYKIEVIVKPCNAEAFTMGIGGKTFPLEQQSKDEEQIVYNGTYDTEGVPHTKSGDRQPVQVSIEFKDAGMFETVWQVKYYNYYKREHCQFGNSFNCIEYEVKPNETRSLMWINKEVFL; from the exons ATGGCCGATGTTCCAGCTGTCATAAACATTGCCATTTCGTTGAAGATCCAACCCAACGATGGGCCCGTGTTTTACAAAGTGGACGGGACGAGGTTCGGCCAGAGCAGGACAATCAAAATGCTAACGGGATCGAAATACAAAATCGAGGTGATCGTGAAACCGTGTAACGCGGAGGCCTT CACGATGGGTATCGGTGGAAAAACCTTCCCTTTGGAGCAGCAGTCCAAAGACGAAGAGCAGATTGTTTACAATGGCACCTACGATACTGAAGGTGTGCCACACACCAAGAGCGGGGACAGGCAACCTGTGCAAGTCTCCATAGAG TTCAAAGATGCCGGGATGTTTGAGACAGTATGGCAGGTGAAATACTACAACTACTACAAGAGAGAACACTGCCAATTCGGCAACAGCTTCAACTGCATCGAGTACGAGGTCAAACCCAACGAGACCCGCAGCCTTATGTGGATAAACAAAGAGGTTTTCCTATAA